A single genomic interval of Anopheles marshallii chromosome 2, idAnoMarsDA_429_01, whole genome shotgun sequence harbors:
- the LOC128709101 gene encoding MRG/MORF4L-binding protein has product MLSALREKQEMEHPEWTAEEEVQLFLAMEGVRPVGINRHFFMACIVERLSKALQREIGSDTIWSHLRTLYNLKALDEAEPVPFPNDECDFCLPESDFSVALAKRRLEDSERSATATIGGEHDSKKLETKLDTPVAKSCASRTPVPSSRQDGKDGEKEEKDVKERGEVGTTKIKLKSYDNIGTHDSGPKRSQKRTRGSMSTEPGLSNASSPANTPPNGPNTKRRRI; this is encoded by the exons ATGTTGTCGGCTTTACGCGAGAAACAAGAAATGGAACATCCAGAGTGGACGGCGGAAGAAGAGGTGCAACTGTTTCTCGCCATGGAAGGTGTTCGGCCGGTTGGAATCAACAGACATTTCTTCATGGCTTGCATCGTGGAACGCTTGTCGAAAGCGCTACAGCGAGAGATCGGTAGCGACACAATCTGGTCACATCTTCGCACGCTGTACAATCTTAAAGCACTGGATGAAGCGGAACCGGTACCATTCCCGAATGATGAGTGTGACTTCTGTCTGCCGGAATCTGATTTCAGTGTTGCACTTGCGAAACGGCGACTAGAAGACTCGGAACGAAGCGCTACTGCCACGATTGGTGGGGAGCACGATTCGAAAAAGTTGGAAACGAAATTGGACACTCCGGTTGCGAAATCATGTG CTTCCAGAACACCAGTACCGTCTTCTCGGCAGGATGGTAAAGATggggaaaaagaagaaaaagacgTTAAGGAACGTGGTGAAGTAGGAACTACGAAAATTAAGCTTAAAAGTTATGATAATATCGGAACACACGATAGTGGACCGAAACGGTCACAGAAACGGACCCGCGGTTCGATGTCGACCGAGCCAGGTCTTTCGAATGCATCCAGTCCAGCAAACACACCGCCAAATGGACCAAATACAAAACGTCGACGAATTTAA
- the LOC128707356 gene encoding nuclear pore complex protein Nup75 produces MASKEHASDIKVPNTLGQQLGLNIGWITDQQFACYAFGSGKRNRAPVKDFSSVDINLVGANFIFEEPAIRSMITEGSRVFYRLQRLRYGVVEAPSKPIDYVKISQKYRTILRKTLQIMNHQISELSDDDPSQETYRNLISLFYSIECTWHLLEFLVIDSNSSGAIVSSLLEWIRFHFPEPERAATEMLQSGRELDKQEDYWPVVKGLILQGQTTIARALLRVHTSSETHCFQVAEQLLQSMPIYSVYSGLSVHRYKTQWQCWCDNVRTLITAGNFAAEPKLEELLRLVAGERKAWSEQLRSSTCWYEYFPGYLLYTDSSCKYYQLGQYANDWIAQFLTNWRAAPDDVLSGERQFKFLDKLVLSVMENNLVSVLQQVQLFPDNRWFAVHIVDLLYHAGLLEMSAGDDADENTSPSKQSRGDDVSDGKLVRESLLFDFGSLLMSRSTFWQVGMDYLEFSSTEGLGAREILLARVPFQTERQADRIIAVARQNNYPDVVAEVCKVVTKRNLAHKNYSGALDWATRSRDSSYVRDVANIFLEHYCNHGELLCEQQVSHLGSKLFISPRLVFLGAYYDFRRFYREQSYAKAADQLIRLMDSKIMPSYFWPCLMADAIPLLEFNEPIIPSKETYTILEHLQMDLVPMLKLRREKKKTPKPADTKMEQDETEADDHDQTALIPKFSSNLLNNCTEDLIKILRLACARNLSRALIIENTISS; encoded by the exons ATGGCATCGAAGGAGCACGCGTCCGATATT AAAGTGCCCAACACGTTGGGACAGCAGCTAGGACTAAACATTGGTTGGATTACGGATCAGCAGTTTGCATGCTATGCATTCGGGAGTGGGAAACGGAACCG cGCTCCGGTTAAAGATTTTTCGTCTGTTGACATCAATCTGGTTGGGGCGAATTTCATCTTTGAGGAACCTGCTATACGATCGATGATTACGGAAGGTAGCCGAGTTTTTTACCGATTGCAACGTTTGCGATACGGCGTTGTGGAAGCTCCGTCCAAACCGATCGATTATGTGAAAATATCCCAGAAGTATCGTACCATCTTGCGAAAGACACTGCAGATCATGAATCACCAAATCAGCGAACTGTCGGACGATGATCCGTCCCAGGAGACGTACCGCAACCTAATAAGCTTGTTTTATTCGATCGAATGTACGTGGCATCTGCTGGAGTTTCTCGTTATCGATAGTAACTCTTCCGGTGCGATCGTTTCGTCGCTGCTCGAGTGGATTCGCTTTCATTTTCCCGAACCGGAAAGGGCCGCAACCGAAATGTTGCAGAGCGGACGCGAGCTAGACAAGCAGGAAGACTACTGGCCCGTCGTTAAGGGATTGATACTTCAGGGACAAACGACTATCGCCCGGGCGCTTTTGCGTGTGCACACAAGCTCGGAAACGCACTGTTTCCAAGTGGCCGAACAGTTGCTCCAATCCATGCCGATCTACAGCGTGTACAGTGGGCTGTCGGTGCACCGGTACAAAACGCAATGGCAGTGTTGGTGCGACAACGTACGCACCCTCATTACGGCCGGTAATTTTGCGGCAGAACCGAAGCTGGAGGAACTGCTGCGACTGGTAGCCGGTGAACGAAAAGCTTGGTCCGAGCAACTTCGATCGTCGACCTGCTGGTACGAATATTTTCCCGGCTATCTACTATACACCGATTCTAGCTGCAAGTACTATCAGTTGGGCCAGTACGCCAACGATTGGATTGCACAGTTTCTGACAAACTGGAGGGCTGCACCGGACGATGTGTTGTCAGGCGAACGACAGTTCAAGTTTCTGGACAAGCTCGTTCTTTCGGTGATGGAAAATAATCTTGTGAGCGTGTTGCAACAGGTACAACTGTTTCCGGACAATCGTTGGTTTGCCGTCCACATAGTCGATCTGCTGTATCATGCGGGACTGCTAGAGATGAGTGCCGGGGATGATGCGGATGAGAACACATCACCCTCAAAACAGTCTCGAGGTGACGATGTTTCGGATGGTAAACTTGTCCGCGAATCGTTACTGTTTGATTTCGGCTCGCTGCTAATGTCGCGCAGCACATTCTGGCAGGTTGGGATGGATTATCTGGAATTTTCCTCCACCGAAGGATTAGGGGCCCGTGAAATCTTGCTAGCGCGCGTTCCGTTTCAAACCGAACGGCAGGCCGATCGGATCATAGCAGTTGCTCGACAGAACAACTATCCCGACGTTGTGGCGGAGGTATGCAAGGTTGTGACGAAGCGCAACCTCGCGCACAAGAACTACAGTGGAGCGCTCGATTGGGCAACACGCTCACGGGACAGCTCGTACGTGCGTGATGTAGCGAATATATTTCTCGAACACTACTGTAACCATGGTGAGCTGCTGTGCGAACAGCAAGTGTCTCACCTGGGTTCAAAGCTGTTCATCTCGCCCAGACTGGTGTTCCTGGGAGCTTATTATGATTTTCGTAGGTTCTACCGAGAGCAATCATACGCTAAAGCTGCCGATCAGCTTATACGTCTGATGGACTCAAAGATCATGCCATCGTA CTTTTGGCCATGCCTGATGGCTGACGCCATTCCACTGCTGGAGTTCAATGAACCGATCATTCCTTCGAAGGAAACGTACACTATTCTCGAACACTTGCAGATGGACCTGGTTCCAATGCTGAAATTACGgcgggagaagaaaaagaccCCCAAGCCAGCTGATACGAAAATGGAGCAAGATGAAACGGAGGCGGATGATCACGACCAAACAGCATTGATACCGAAATTTTCCTCCAATCTGCTCAACAACTGTACGGAAGATTTGATCAAAATATTACGCTTGGCGTGTGCCCGAAATCTTTCCCGCGCTCTTATTATCGAAAACACAATCAGCTCATAG
- the LOC128718650 gene encoding uncharacterized protein LOC128718650 yields the protein MYNQSVVANIVATPKTVSVKRTRCPSSPPPAKRTRSSINDSTNIRAVEKGVRNSGEDSDQDDSTILSSNVALNQNPPLNNDPKVHCRSDYMEKCCLCSYNGEQMVRHYVYNHPKKAVYVSRIAPEQAELIRADPFGISGRKAVSRYGDQEIIVFRCHFCDLRLSESHELWLDHISKHTGEYRYKCMLCPTFARLSFDRVTHHSECTNPSMQLWHTYTFEENHLYAYMCNKCNFVQVLFVNMTRHLREDHPETGSIKAGYTKFSLVNFNLQDEEIELPYGMVKLEPILDDTNVSTQDEQEVELTLSEDCQTHSAAPLRTIVQKQGLLQPEVIFIKQEILTDRIDKGETNPLKSIAKKGRDISGCFVTIKPLERSQYSSNVRGKRLPGNIFSITENNVSDKASRNNNPMEPQERSQYSCNVRVKRLLGDILSTAENNVSDIAARNNIPVYNSSSIQKYSNQLKYSTNNAGSKHTASSTVVCLQNDQRAVSSSMVALQPWIESDANKRLIDRSKLTVLFLTAPYKCIAHNCGFYTEASQTIGSHFKSHQKPTVPHPIARDSSWLECCYCGYASLSVYNLQKHVETVHKYSAYQCDRCCYRSRDPNSVRVHQRNYHIEHDADAKILCIPGRQKDYNSMDRDIIMNELKSNVKMLKCANCALRKFNDLEQYRNHIKTHGDTYIACHVCDQLMSAKKMIGHISSHNMFMLQCIYCDYGINDLNMIKKHVADKHSDKLLCYHIRCSKPNVPSFIRVQDRISPERFLNC from the exons atgTACAATCAATCGGTAGTAGCCAACATC GTGGCAACACCGAAAACGGTCTCAGTAAAAAGAACACGATGCCCCTCAAGTCCACCTCCAGCAAAGAGAACGCGTTCTAGTATAAATGATTCAACCAATATCCGTGCAGTAGAGAAAGGAGTACGAAACTCCGGTGAGGATTCTGACCAAGATGACTCAACAATTCTATCATCAAATGTGGCATTGAACCAAAATCCACCACTTAACAATGATCCAAAGGTACATTGCCGCAGTGACTACATGGAGAAATGTTGTCTGTGCTCCTACAATGGAGAACAAATGGTGCGACACTATGTGTACAATCATCCAAAAAAAGCTGTGTACGTTAGTCGCATAGCCCCCGAGCAGGCCGAGCTTATAAGAGCGGATCCATTTGGAATTAGTGGGCGAAAAGCAGTATCCAGGTACGGTGACCAAGAGATAATCGTATTTCGATGCCATTTTTGTGACCTTCGTTTGAGCGAATCGCATGAATTATGGTTGGATCACATATCGAAACACACTGGTGAATACCGTTACAAATGTATGTTATGTCCAACATTCGCGCGCCTATCTTTCGACAGAGTGACGCATCATTCAGAGTGCACGAATCCTTCCATGCAGTTgtggcacacatacacctttGAGGAGAACCACTTGTACGCGTACATGTGCAATAAGTGCAATTTTGTGCAAGTTCTTTTTGTCAATATGACGCGACACCTCCGAGAGGATCATCCAGAGACTGGTTCAATTAAGGCAGGATACACGAAATTTAGCTTGGTCAACTTCAACCTGCAGGACGAAGAAATTGAACTGCCATACGGGATGGTGAAATTAGAACCGATCTTGGATGACACAAATGTAAGTACGCAAGATGAACAAGAAGTGGAACTTACGCTATCTGAGGATTGCCAGACACACAGCGCGGCACCGTTGCGAACTATCGTGCAGAAACAGGGTTTGCTACAACCAGaagtaatttttataaaacaagaAATTCTAACTGACCGCATCGATAAAGGTGAAACAAACCCCTTGAAAAGTATCGCGAAAAAAGGGCGTGATATTAGTGGGTGCTTTGTAACAATAAAGCCTCTAGAAAGAAGCCAATATTCTAGCAACGTTCGTGGTAAACGACTACCTGGGAATATCTTCTCAATAACGGAGAACAATGTATCGGATAAAGCTTCAAGAAACAACAACCCAATGGAACCTCAAGAAAGAAGCCAATATTCTTGCAACGTTCGTGTTAAAAGACTACTTGGTGACATCCTTTCAACAGCGGAGAACAATGTATCGGATATAGCGGCAAGAAATAACATCCCAGTGTATAACTCATCCTCTATACAAAAATACAGCAATCAACTCAAGTATAGTACAAACAATGCTGGTTCTAAACATACAGCGAGCTCTACAGTTGTGTGTCTACAAAATGATCAGCGCGCTGTATCGTCATCAATGGTAGCTCTGCAGCCCTGGATTGAAAGTGATGCCAACAAAAGGCTAATAGATAGGAGTAAACTAACAGTTCTCTTTTTAACAGCGCCATACAAATGCATTGCGCATAACTGTGGGTTTTACACAGAAGCATCACAAACAATAGGCTCACATTTCAAAAGTCATCAAAAACCGACCGTCCCGCATCCGATAGCACGTGACAGCTCATGGTTGGAATGTTGCTACTGTGGCTATGCTTCATTAAGCGTATACAATTTGCAGAAACACGTTGAAACGGTTCACAAGTACTCTGCCTATCAATGTGATCGTTGTTGTTACCGGAGCCGGGATCCCAACAGTGTGAGAGTTCATCAACGGAATTACCACATCGAACACGATGCCGATGCCAAAATCTTATGCATTCCGGGTCGACAGAAGGATTACAACTCTATGGATAGAGACATCATTATGAATGAACTGAAAAGCAACGTGAAGATGTTGAAATGTGCAA ATTGTGCTTTAAGAAAATTCAACGATCTGGAACAGTATCGGAATCACATAAAAACGCATGGCGATACGTACATTGCATGCCACGTTTGTGATCAACTAATGTCAGCAAAGAAGATGATAGGCCACATTAGTTCGCACAACATGTTTATGCTGCAATGCATATATTGTGATTATGGGATAAATGATTTGAATATGATCAAGAAGCATGTCGCGGACAAACACTCTGACAAATTGTTGTGCTACCATATTCGATGTTCTAAG CCAAATGTTCCATCATTCATCCGAGTGCAAGACAGAATATCGCCGGAACGTTTTCTTAATTGTTAG